From a single Haladaptatus sp. R4 genomic region:
- a CDS encoding cupin domain-containing protein produces MAVQSRDESLRSIPLYQFEGTDVWQEGDDHARLRGYFPLSPGTPQASEVAGEDIMLVCIELEPGNYLPTHRDSNEELLHVTAGTVEATVGDETIELSTGEIAVVPAEEPHSIRNVGRKAARILGIFPNDELTATFEKPMEPFGTNVITIGPDVETE; encoded by the coding sequence ATGGCAGTCCAATCACGAGACGAGAGCTTACGATCGATTCCGCTCTATCAGTTCGAGGGGACGGACGTGTGGCAAGAGGGGGACGACCACGCCCGACTGCGGGGCTATTTCCCGCTGTCGCCGGGGACCCCACAAGCGAGCGAGGTGGCGGGCGAGGACATCATGCTCGTCTGCATCGAACTCGAACCCGGCAACTATCTGCCGACACACCGCGACAGCAACGAGGAGTTGTTGCACGTCACAGCCGGAACCGTCGAGGCGACGGTGGGCGACGAAACGATAGAACTCTCGACCGGAGAAATCGCGGTCGTTCCGGCCGAGGAACCGCACAGTATCCGAAACGTCGGGCGGAAGGCGGCCCGTATCCTCGGAATCTTCCCGAACGACGAACTGACCGCGACGTTCGAGAAACCGATGGAACCGTTCGGCACGAACGTCATCACCATCGGCCCAGACGTCGAGACGGAGTGA
- a CDS encoding nitrite/sulfite reductase, which yields MPTDVEKWKDDIYGEEIKDHMRRFAEEGWEAIPEDEHDEWFERFKWWGLYHQRDGQESYFMMRIGPPSGYLEPGQLRVIGEIARDFATGPAANPEFGNGYADVTTRQAVQLHWINIEDVPKIWERLEDAGLSTKQACGDSWRNIVGCPVSGKDKREFVDAVPVVKDLNENFKGNPEYENLPRKWKVSVTGCREGCGQGDINDIGIEPAEKEIDGETVRGFNVRVGGGLAGREARFARDIDVFAEPDEVVPVLGGLSGLFRDYGNRDNRRRARIKFLVDEWGPEKVRKTLQEEYVDFYLKTAGDDLREEYSYNAGVPDDHGHADHVGVHEQPDGNYYVGLNVLVGRVGAEEMIELADIAEKYGSGEARLSQRQNIILTDIPEENLDALLDEPVLERYSPDPHPFQRGSIACTGTEFCSLSIVETKNRQVRLSRWLKENVELPDDVENFHIHLSGCTASCAQPQIADISLRGMKTRKDGETVEALDIGVGGGLGKEPSFATWIQERIAVDEVPGAIRNLIDGFAARREDGQTFREFVHSLHAEELETLASPEETSYEDPYMHNTKKTWYPYAEDDDMDASPAPNSPADPISGDD from the coding sequence ATGCCTACCGACGTAGAGAAATGGAAGGATGATATCTATGGGGAAGAGATCAAGGACCACATGCGGCGATTCGCCGAGGAGGGCTGGGAAGCCATCCCGGAGGACGAACACGACGAGTGGTTCGAGCGGTTCAAATGGTGGGGGCTGTACCACCAGCGCGACGGCCAAGAGAGCTACTTTATGATGCGTATCGGACCGCCGAGCGGCTACCTTGAACCCGGTCAGCTTCGGGTCATCGGTGAGATCGCTCGGGATTTCGCCACCGGCCCGGCCGCGAACCCGGAGTTCGGCAACGGCTACGCCGACGTGACGACGCGACAGGCCGTCCAGCTTCACTGGATAAACATAGAGGACGTGCCGAAGATCTGGGAGCGCTTGGAAGACGCTGGTCTCTCGACCAAGCAGGCCTGCGGTGACTCGTGGCGGAACATCGTCGGCTGTCCGGTCTCCGGGAAGGACAAACGCGAGTTCGTGGACGCGGTTCCCGTCGTCAAGGACCTCAACGAGAACTTCAAGGGTAACCCCGAATACGAGAACCTCCCCCGGAAGTGGAAGGTGTCGGTGACGGGTTGCCGCGAAGGCTGTGGCCAGGGCGACATCAACGACATCGGTATCGAACCCGCCGAGAAGGAAATCGACGGTGAGACCGTCCGCGGGTTCAACGTCCGCGTCGGCGGGGGTCTGGCGGGCCGCGAAGCGCGCTTCGCCCGCGACATCGACGTGTTCGCCGAACCCGACGAGGTCGTCCCCGTCCTCGGCGGACTTTCGGGACTGTTCCGCGACTACGGTAACCGCGACAACCGACGCCGCGCCCGCATCAAGTTCCTCGTGGACGAGTGGGGGCCGGAGAAGGTCCGTAAGACGCTTCAGGAGGAGTACGTGGATTTCTACCTCAAGACGGCGGGCGACGACCTGCGCGAGGAGTACTCGTACAACGCGGGCGTCCCGGACGACCACGGGCACGCCGACCACGTCGGCGTGCACGAGCAACCCGACGGGAACTATTACGTCGGCCTGAACGTCCTCGTCGGCCGCGTCGGTGCCGAGGAGATGATCGAACTGGCGGACATCGCCGAGAAGTACGGCTCCGGCGAGGCGCGACTCTCCCAGCGCCAGAACATCATCCTGACGGACATTCCCGAGGAGAACCTCGACGCCCTGCTCGACGAACCCGTCCTCGAACGCTACAGCCCCGACCCGCACCCGTTCCAGCGCGGTTCCATCGCCTGTACGGGAACGGAGTTCTGTTCGCTCTCCATCGTGGAGACGAAGAACCGCCAAGTTCGTCTCTCGCGCTGGCTCAAGGAGAACGTGGAACTTCCGGACGACGTGGAGAACTTCCACATTCACCTCTCCGGCTGTACCGCGTCCTGTGCTCAGCCCCAGATCGCCGACATCAGCCTCCGTGGCATGAAGACGCGCAAGGACGGCGAAACCGTCGAAGCCCTCGACATCGGCGTCGGCGGCGGACTCGGCAAGGAGCCGAGCTTCGCGACGTGGATCCAGGAGCGCATCGCCGTGGACGAGGTGCCCGGCGCAATTCGCAACCTCATCGACGGCTTCGCGGCCCGACGCGAGGACGGCCAGACGTTCCGCGAGTTCGTACACTCGCTCCACGCCGAGGAACTCGAAACCCTCGCCAGCCCCGAGGAGACCAGCTACGAGGACCCGTACATGCACAACACGAAGAAGACGTGGTACCCGTACGCCGAGGACGACGACATGGACGCCAGTCCGGCACCCAACAGCCCGGCCGACCCGATTTCCGGCGATGACTGA
- a CDS encoding DUF6360 family protein, with product MADRVLSVNAYTTFDLLDAVAEGHGWTDEAMAVLNVKTPRKNPDEVLLQLELDNGSLDNLPAHADTVSLSPDEARTLAGELERYAEKVEDEQA from the coding sequence ATGGCGGACCGCGTCCTCTCGGTGAACGCCTACACCACGTTCGACCTGCTCGACGCCGTCGCGGAGGGCCACGGCTGGACGGACGAGGCGATGGCCGTGTTGAACGTCAAAACGCCGCGGAAGAACCCGGACGAAGTCCTGCTCCAACTCGAACTGGACAACGGTTCGCTAGACAACCTCCCGGCACACGCCGACACGGTGTCGCTCTCGCCCGACGAGGCGCGGACGCTCGCCGGGGAACTCGAACGCTACGCCGAGAAGGTCGAGGACGAGCAGGCTTAG
- a CDS encoding polysaccharide deacetylase family protein, with amino-acid sequence MTGTPTPTRRGFCASVGAVSLSLLSSPVTARSTDGPDGRVVFIYDDSPEEDYTETFPVHRDEGVPGCIAAVSDRIGHSSWLSPKQLQEMEGDGWEIMSHSVRHRALGAIAVTRDIEPGDTKVYVESNFHDRVPGDEIVVEDGNRSATFSVADGGEDSSGEYLVSEKPLRTGFTAADGVTERYTDERIRRSLADSKRTLEGFGVDISAIVLPFGRTQGRVQELIPEYYDVLANQHHGGFNPRKSLDPYHLGRTVFRGDDLSTSEIGSFLDKVRSESALGIFVGHSREETLTPARVRETIRMSKDRNLEITTLRDALSDFGVSTGSPTTTTQSTATQTTTDTASRSSATGGRRRRRTRRPMRAERTATAMARRRWNNSVRCPYSERSVPVSSPTPAGTSEHRPSTFWSRYRQLPVFDPISSRPDRPRISVSAPENFTSANSRASILLQGTGVIFSVSCDRTQRVTQKVTMSTQRHPTHGAASTRPNDERYAVVVITKAEGMEVVLHGLQRRRAERIAARKNRNRDAMTNVQPVREDELEERSAQLKHPDD; translated from the coding sequence GTGACCGGCACACCGACACCCACTCGACGCGGGTTCTGTGCGTCCGTTGGCGCGGTTAGTCTCTCCCTCCTGAGTTCCCCCGTTACCGCCCGCTCGACGGACGGGCCGGACGGGCGGGTCGTGTTCATCTACGACGATTCGCCGGAGGAAGATTACACCGAAACGTTCCCCGTGCATCGGGACGAGGGCGTTCCGGGCTGTATCGCGGCAGTTTCCGACCGCATCGGGCATTCGTCGTGGCTCTCTCCGAAGCAGTTGCAGGAGATGGAGGGTGACGGCTGGGAGATCATGTCCCACTCGGTTCGGCATCGAGCGCTGGGAGCGATCGCTGTCACGCGGGACATCGAACCGGGAGATACGAAGGTGTACGTCGAGTCGAACTTCCACGACCGGGTTCCCGGCGACGAAATCGTCGTGGAGGACGGCAATCGGTCGGCGACGTTCAGCGTCGCCGACGGTGGTGAGGATTCCTCGGGGGAGTACCTCGTGAGCGAGAAACCGCTCCGGACCGGATTTACGGCGGCCGACGGCGTCACCGAACGCTACACCGACGAGCGGATCCGCCGTTCGCTCGCGGATTCGAAGCGGACGCTGGAGGGATTCGGCGTGGATATCTCGGCCATCGTGCTCCCGTTCGGACGGACGCAGGGACGGGTGCAGGAACTGATCCCGGAGTACTACGACGTGCTCGCCAACCAGCATCACGGCGGGTTCAATCCGCGGAAATCGCTCGATCCGTATCACCTCGGTCGAACGGTGTTCCGCGGCGACGACCTGTCGACGTCGGAAATCGGGAGCTTTCTCGACAAGGTTCGGAGCGAGAGCGCACTCGGAATATTCGTCGGCCACAGTCGGGAGGAGACGCTCACGCCCGCTCGCGTTCGGGAGACGATTCGCATGTCGAAGGATCGGAACCTCGAAATCACCACCCTCCGCGACGCTCTCTCCGATTTCGGTGTGTCCACGGGAAGTCCGACCACGACGACCCAGTCCACGGCGACGCAAACGACGACGGATACCGCGTCACGCTCGTCGGCAACTGGTGGTCGGAGACGACGCCGGACACGACGTCCGATGCGGGCGGAACGGACGGCGACGGCGATGGCTCGCCGTCGATGGAACAACTCGGTGCGGTGTCCGTACTCGGAGCGCTCGGTGCCGGTATCCTCACCTACACCCGCCGGAACGAGTGAGCATCGTCCCTCGACGTTCTGGAGTCGATACCGACAACTCCCTGTTTTCGACCCTATTTCGAGTCGGCCGGATCGACCACGAATCTCCGTTTCAGCCCCTGAGAACTTCACGAGCGCGAACAGTAGGGCCTCAATTCTTTTACAGGGGACGGGAGTAATCTTCTCCGTATCGTGCGATAGAACACAGCGGGTAACTCAGAAGGTAACCATGTCCACACAACGCCATCCCACTCACGGCGCGGCGAGCACGCGTCCGAACGACGAACGCTACGCGGTGGTCGTCATCACGAAAGCCGAAGGGATGGAGGTAGTCCTGCACGGGCTTCAACGGCGACGGGCGGAACGAATCGCGGCCCGGAAGAACCGAAACCGTGACGCGATGACGAACGTCCAACCTGTGCGGGAGGACGAACTCGAAGAGCGTAGCGCCCAACTGAAACACCCCGACGACTGA
- a CDS encoding cupin domain-containing protein has product MKRTTTADAANWFDVLLETERAQAASMVLSTGQSTGGPENRHEGNEQWLFVISGRGKAVVAGETVGLSAGALVCIEPRETHEITNTGEEPLETVNLYVPPEY; this is encoded by the coding sequence ATGAAGCGAACGACGACCGCGGACGCGGCGAATTGGTTCGACGTGTTGCTGGAAACCGAACGGGCGCAGGCCGCCTCGATGGTGTTGTCGACCGGACAATCGACGGGCGGACCCGAGAATCGCCACGAGGGGAACGAACAGTGGCTGTTCGTGATTTCGGGACGGGGGAAGGCAGTCGTGGCGGGCGAGACGGTCGGCCTGTCGGCGGGCGCCCTCGTCTGTATCGAGCCAAGGGAGACGCACGAGATCACGAACACCGGGGAGGAACCGCTGGAAACCGTCAACCTGTACGTGCCGCCGGAGTACTGA
- a CDS encoding NAD(P)-dependent oxidoreductase codes for MIPLFHDFRGERVLVFGGGRVGYRKTRRFAREATVVVVGAEFDEEFRAFDEFEEPDEHRKSTSEARAPRSSGRTSRRGMWIRGSKE; via the coding sequence ATGATTCCGCTGTTTCACGACTTTCGCGGGGAGCGCGTGCTCGTCTTCGGCGGGGGACGGGTCGGCTACCGGAAGACCCGTCGCTTCGCGCGCGAAGCGACGGTCGTTGTGGTCGGAGCGGAGTTCGACGAGGAATTCCGAGCGTTCGACGAGTTCGAAGAACCGGACGAACACCGAAAATCGACGAGCGAGGCGCGTGCGCCTCGCTCGTCCGGGCGCACGTCTCGCCGGGGGATGTGGATTCGTGGCTCGAAAGAGTAG
- a CDS encoding DUF3592 domain-containing protein: MTRKRTLVIGLLVAGVLFVGGAGVVFLQVNAAHSAVSTTGTIQSAQVDKYTPVKRRPVIGNTQYRANVTYTYSVQGKKYTSNRVFPGHYTAYATEKPIAKVANTYHHGEPVTVYYSPSNPSASYLVKRYAFVPGFLAMVIAPYIAAVLLTPGFGWMDIVRQIVRQSLNDLRRTSTSELSRPGDVNGITG; this comes from the coding sequence ATGACTCGGAAACGAACGCTCGTCATCGGACTTCTCGTTGCAGGGGTACTGTTCGTCGGCGGTGCAGGTGTCGTTTTCCTCCAAGTGAACGCGGCTCATTCAGCCGTATCGACGACCGGAACCATCCAATCGGCTCAGGTCGACAAATACACACCAGTCAAACGGCGGCCCGTTATCGGGAACACCCAGTACCGGGCGAACGTCACGTACACATACTCCGTACAGGGGAAGAAATATACCAGTAATCGCGTGTTTCCCGGACACTACACTGCCTACGCAACCGAGAAACCCATCGCTAAGGTCGCAAATACGTATCACCACGGGGAACCAGTTACGGTCTATTACAGTCCTTCGAACCCGTCGGCATCGTATCTCGTAAAGCGGTACGCGTTTGTACCGGGATTCCTCGCGATGGTTATCGCGCCGTACATCGCTGCTGTTCTCCTCACCCCCGGCTTCGGGTGGATGGATATCGTCCGGCAAATAGTTCGACAGTCATTGAACGACTTGAGACGTACATCGACCTCGGAATTGAGTCGTCCCGGAGACGTGAACGGCATAACGGGTTGA
- a CDS encoding DUF3891 family protein, translating to MLIAHGDDQYRFITQPDHAALAGQFAEHWGNETFERPMPSAAMTLVATTHDDGWWEYDRKPHIEDGDLVNFVSVPADEWVEFYDDGISSVAELNTYAGLLASMHGSGLRRRRYGLSTSWPDTQPAFEEFVAKEEERQTRLAGELMEADEDEERPSEEDMELLTAIHEQGEPPEDTISRLWCNYELLQVWDVLSLILGTTESPDQTTIEDVPTAPGEEVSITVRPVGDGEFELDPYPFDESPLTVSVAARVVPKGDYGTEDDFCRAYYAGEHETVEFTLRA from the coding sequence ATGCTCATCGCCCACGGTGACGACCAATATCGGTTCATCACGCAACCCGACCACGCGGCGTTGGCGGGGCAGTTCGCGGAACACTGGGGAAACGAGACGTTCGAGCGTCCGATGCCGTCCGCCGCGATGACCCTCGTGGCGACCACCCACGACGACGGCTGGTGGGAGTACGACCGAAAACCACACATCGAAGACGGCGACCTCGTTAACTTCGTGAGCGTACCCGCCGACGAGTGGGTCGAGTTCTACGACGACGGCATCAGCTCAGTCGCCGAGTTGAACACCTACGCCGGACTGCTGGCGTCCATGCACGGTTCGGGACTCCGCCGCCGACGCTACGGCCTCTCCACGTCGTGGCCCGACACGCAACCCGCCTTCGAGGAGTTCGTGGCGAAGGAGGAGGAACGACAGACGAGACTGGCGGGCGAGTTGATGGAAGCCGACGAGGACGAGGAGCGGCCCTCGGAGGAAGATATGGAACTGCTCACCGCGATTCACGAACAGGGAGAACCACCCGAGGACACGATTAGCCGCCTCTGGTGTAACTACGAACTCCTGCAAGTGTGGGACGTCCTGTCGCTGATCCTCGGAACGACAGAATCGCCCGACCAGACGACCATCGAGGACGTTCCGACGGCACCCGGCGAGGAGGTTTCCATCACGGTGAGACCGGTCGGCGACGGCGAATTCGAACTGGATCCGTACCCGTTCGACGAGTCGCCCCTGACCGTCTCCGTGGCCGCCCGAGTCGTCCCGAAGGGCGACTACGGGACGGAGGACGACTTCTGTCGGGCGTACTACGCCGGGGAGCACGAGACGGTCGAGTTCACGCTTCGCGCATGA
- a CDS encoding glutathione-independent formaldehyde dehydrogenase, translating into MDAVVYQGPHDVEVEEVDEPEIEHPNDVVIDITTSAICGSDLHMYEGRTDADPGIVFGHENMGIVDEVGDGVTTLEEGDRVVLPFNVACGVCKNCENGYTGFCLNVNPGFAGGAYGYVAMGPYKGGQAERLRVPFADFNALKLPEGTEHEDSFILLADIFPTGWHGTELANLQPGESVAIFGAGPVGLMAAYSAKIKGAAEIYVVDRVDSRLELAEKHCDATPINFEESDPVEQIKNIHGGGVDKGVDAVGYQAVDPDTDVGDDAYDPARENPAVVLNQLIQVVRATGQLGVPGLYVPSDPGAPDEMAAQGRLGIDFGKFFEKGLKVGTGQCNVKEYNRQLRDLIIQGRADPSFVVSHRVELDDAPEMYERFDSREEGVTKVLLEP; encoded by the coding sequence ATGGACGCGGTCGTATACCAAGGACCGCACGACGTAGAAGTCGAAGAAGTAGACGAACCTGAAATCGAACACCCGAACGATGTCGTCATCGACATCACGACGAGCGCCATCTGCGGGTCGGACCTCCACATGTACGAGGGACGAACGGACGCCGACCCCGGCATCGTCTTCGGCCACGAGAACATGGGTATCGTGGACGAGGTGGGCGACGGCGTAACGACGCTCGAAGAGGGGGACCGCGTCGTCCTCCCGTTCAACGTCGCCTGTGGTGTGTGTAAGAACTGTGAGAACGGCTATACGGGGTTCTGCCTGAACGTGAATCCCGGCTTCGCCGGTGGGGCGTACGGATACGTCGCAATGGGGCCGTATAAGGGTGGACAAGCGGAGAGGCTCCGCGTGCCGTTCGCGGACTTCAACGCGCTCAAACTCCCGGAAGGGACCGAACACGAGGATTCGTTCATCCTGCTCGCGGACATCTTCCCGACGGGGTGGCACGGGACCGAACTGGCGAACCTCCAACCCGGCGAATCGGTCGCCATCTTCGGTGCTGGCCCGGTCGGACTGATGGCCGCCTACAGCGCGAAGATCAAGGGCGCGGCGGAGATATACGTGGTCGACAGGGTCGACAGTCGACTCGAACTCGCCGAGAAGCACTGTGATGCGACGCCCATCAACTTCGAGGAGAGCGACCCGGTCGAGCAGATCAAGAACATCCACGGCGGCGGCGTGGACAAAGGCGTTGACGCGGTCGGATACCAAGCCGTGGACCCCGACACCGACGTTGGCGACGACGCCTACGACCCGGCACGGGAGAATCCCGCAGTGGTTCTCAACCAACTGATTCAGGTCGTCCGGGCGACCGGACAACTCGGCGTCCCCGGCCTGTACGTTCCCTCGGACCCCGGAGCACCGGACGAGATGGCCGCACAGGGCCGTCTCGGCATCGACTTCGGGAAGTTCTTCGAGAAGGGCCTCAAGGTCGGGACCGGACAGTGTAACGTCAAGGAGTACAACCGCCAACTCCGCGACCTCATCATTCAGGGCCGCGCCGACCCGAGTTTCGTCGTCTCACACCGCGTCGAACTCGATGACGCGCCCGAGATGTACGAGCGATTCGACAGCCGTGAAGAAGGCGTGACGAAAGTGTTGCTCGAACCCTGA
- a CDS encoding right-handed parallel beta-helix repeat-containing protein, protein MPEIPRRRVLGGTAGLAFALAGWGASGGRANELGVADSIVTSTAELEATFRNLSPGETVLITGENAPYRTTGWLDIDVDDVTVVGPGVRTLIKPAADANVGGFRIGHHRHCENVTIRGIGFDGNPEEQNIFTKLCHGIIVRDAENVTISGNYVTRTHPYHEHSTGGSGISAERESRNVRILGNRIEDIGDRGIQVGGTRVVVSGNTVTNGLDRSISCDIWRRGRHRQGKHIAVVGNVLGNNREGSLIGLGGDKTQGNGGYVLIANNLGFGHHKSFFHLGFDGTTHAVRIADNVSAQEKRDDYSGISLDIAHANHITAVDNDLYGYGGRGINVTDGITDFVVARNRIRNVASDGIRIDGAEDGIVSRNTISGTGRTGIMLADARFVTVEGNRLSDLDRIGLVAAGGETNHELLNNRIRNYAAGKGHEAGMLVRSEGNLVRRNRIYRSGGPAIVEGDGADNCYDGNWSDVRGPWHVSSPTSRVRNNTPAFDVHRGVAVDELGHATVKFEKPYAQRPKLTFGRVGGGIRGVEYRTAKNGDFDGVRLTTNAPNSKLDLFVESV, encoded by the coding sequence ATGCCCGAAATTCCACGGCGGCGGGTACTAGGGGGAACTGCTGGGTTGGCGTTCGCACTCGCAGGATGGGGGGCGAGCGGCGGCCGTGCGAACGAACTCGGGGTCGCTGATTCCATCGTCACCTCGACGGCGGAGTTGGAAGCCACGTTCAGGAACCTCTCGCCCGGCGAGACGGTCCTCATCACGGGGGAGAACGCACCCTATCGAACGACGGGGTGGCTCGACATCGACGTGGACGACGTCACCGTCGTCGGTCCCGGCGTCCGGACGCTCATCAAACCGGCGGCGGACGCCAACGTCGGTGGGTTCCGTATCGGCCATCATCGCCACTGCGAGAACGTCACGATTCGCGGCATCGGCTTCGACGGCAACCCCGAGGAGCAGAACATCTTCACGAAGCTCTGTCACGGCATCATCGTCCGTGACGCCGAGAACGTCACGATTTCGGGAAACTACGTGACGCGAACGCATCCTTACCACGAACACAGCACGGGCGGGAGCGGCATCAGCGCCGAACGGGAGAGTCGGAACGTTCGCATCCTCGGCAATCGCATCGAGGACATCGGCGACAGGGGAATCCAGGTCGGCGGCACGCGCGTCGTCGTCTCCGGAAATACCGTCACGAACGGACTCGACCGCTCTATCTCCTGTGACATCTGGCGACGGGGACGCCATCGACAAGGGAAACACATCGCCGTCGTCGGCAACGTGCTGGGGAACAACCGAGAGGGCAGTCTGATCGGTCTCGGCGGCGATAAAACGCAGGGTAACGGCGGCTACGTCCTCATCGCGAACAACCTCGGCTTCGGACACCACAAGTCGTTCTTTCACCTCGGCTTCGACGGGACGACTCACGCCGTTCGAATCGCCGACAACGTCAGCGCACAGGAGAAACGGGACGACTACTCGGGTATTTCGCTCGATATCGCCCACGCGAACCACATCACCGCCGTCGACAACGACCTCTACGGCTACGGCGGGCGGGGAATCAACGTTACCGACGGCATCACCGATTTCGTCGTCGCGCGAAATCGGATTCGAAACGTCGCGAGCGACGGCATCAGGATCGACGGCGCGGAGGACGGCATCGTGTCCCGAAACACGATTTCGGGGACCGGGCGGACGGGGATCATGCTCGCCGACGCCCGGTTCGTCACGGTCGAAGGAAACCGTCTCAGTGATCTCGACCGCATCGGACTCGTCGCCGCCGGTGGCGAGACGAATCACGAACTCCTGAACAACCGAATCCGAAACTACGCGGCCGGAAAGGGCCACGAAGCCGGGATGTTAGTCCGGAGCGAGGGAAATCTCGTCCGGCGAAACCGCATCTACCGGAGCGGCGGACCGGCAATCGTGGAAGGCGACGGGGCGGACAACTGCTACGACGGCAACTGGTCCGACGTGCGGGGACCGTGGCACGTCTCTAGCCCGACGTCGCGCGTCCGGAACAACACGCCAGCGTTCGACGTTCATCGCGGCGTGGCCGTCGACGAATTGGGACACGCAACGGTGAAATTCGAGAAACCCTACGCACAGCGTCCGAAACTCACGTTCGGGCGCGTCGGTGGCGGTATTCGTGGCGTGGAGTATCGGACGGCGAAAAACGGCGATTTCGACGGCGTGCGACTCACCACGAACGCGCCGAACTCGAAACTCGACCTGTTCGTGGAGTCAGTCTGA
- the cobA gene encoding uroporphyrinogen-III C-methyltransferase, whose amino-acid sequence MSMHTGTVYLVGAGPGDPELLTVKARRLLDDADVVCHDNLADDRIVESCPETTERMYVGKRPGPDGERTTQEEINCLLVRLAREGKDVVRLKGGDPTVFGRGGEEAEHLAAAGIDFDIIPGISSAVAAPAVAGIPVTHRDHASSVTFVTGHEDPTKPESALDWDGLAATVQAGGTLVILMGVRRLPDNVTALRNAGLPEDTPAAMIEKATRDDEFTVTGTLDTIVERRDEVGIEPPAVTVVGDVVSVRDRVAEFLEGAPSVGVSSFADAVVSERGVE is encoded by the coding sequence ATGAGCATGCACACTGGAACGGTTTATTTGGTCGGTGCAGGACCGGGCGATCCGGAACTGCTGACGGTAAAGGCGCGGAGACTACTCGACGACGCGGACGTCGTCTGTCACGACAACCTCGCGGACGACCGAATCGTGGAGTCGTGTCCCGAGACCACGGAGCGGATGTACGTCGGCAAGCGACCCGGTCCGGACGGCGAGCGAACCACACAGGAGGAGATAAACTGCCTGCTCGTTCGACTGGCACGCGAAGGGAAGGACGTCGTTCGGCTCAAGGGCGGCGACCCGACGGTGTTCGGCCGCGGCGGCGAGGAGGCAGAGCACCTCGCGGCCGCCGGAATCGACTTCGATATTATTCCGGGGATTTCGAGCGCCGTCGCCGCACCGGCCGTCGCCGGAATCCCGGTGACCCACCGCGACCACGCCTCGTCCGTGACGTTCGTCACCGGCCACGAGGACCCGACGAAACCCGAGAGCGCGCTCGACTGGGACGGGCTCGCGGCGACGGTCCAAGCGGGCGGAACGCTGGTGATCCTGATGGGCGTCCGTCGCCTGCCCGATAACGTGACCGCACTGCGGAACGCGGGACTTCCCGAGGACACGCCCGCCGCGATGATCGAGAAGGCGACGCGGGACGACGAATTCACCGTCACCGGAACGCTCGATACCATCGTTGAGCGGCGCGACGAAGTGGGCATCGAACCGCCCGCGGTTACCGTCGTCGGCGACGTCGTCTCCGTGCGCGACCGCGTGGCCGAGTTCCTCGAAGGTGCGCCGTCGGTCGGCGTGTCGTCGTTCGCGGACGCCGTCGTCTCGGAGCGAGGTGTCGAGTGA
- a CDS encoding DR2241 family protein — MADGESDEPHDATRTWGQLAITTTRTANGNRRYEIRHVEDRGAESDELDSHADPAETRDRVRFTDDGEYRPLATAATLPTGWVCSDLDADELLRASSSSTRRRFRTGTASGTANST; from the coding sequence TTGGCGGACGGCGAGAGCGACGAACCTCACGACGCGACCCGAACGTGGGGGCAACTCGCCATCACGACGACGCGAACCGCCAACGGTAACCGCCGATACGAAATCCGGCACGTCGAGGACCGCGGCGCGGAGTCGGACGAACTCGACTCCCATGCCGACCCCGCAGAAACGCGCGACCGGGTTCGGTTCACGGACGACGGGGAGTACCGCCCGCTGGCGACGGCGGCGACGCTCCCCACCGGGTGGGTGTGTTCGGACCTCGACGCCGACGAACTCCTGCGGGCCTCGAGTTCGTCTACCCGGCGACGATTTCGAACTGGTACCGCGAGCGGAACGGCGAACTCGACGTGA